In one Spirosoma rigui genomic region, the following are encoded:
- a CDS encoding M20 family metallo-hydrolase translates to MHQPTALASDALALLKRLIATPSFSREEEQTAALIADFFRDRHVPIERVKNNIWAKNRHFDPAKPTILLNSHHDTVRPNKSYTLDPFSPIERDGKLFGLGSNDAGGCLVSLLATFIYFYDRPGMSHNLVMAATAEEEISGRDGLELILPDLPPISFALVGEPTEMQLAIAEKGLLVLDCTAHGVSGHAARDEGDNAIYKAIQDINWLTTYQFPRVSPTLGPIKLSVTMINAGTQHNVVPDTCTFTIDVRVTEQYTLEEVIATIREHIKADVKPRSIRLTPSSIPADHLIVQAGIALGRHTYGSPTTSDQAVLSCPSLKCGPGHSARSHSADEFIYLREIGEGVEGYIQMLEQVL, encoded by the coding sequence ATGCACCAACCCACTGCCCTCGCTTCCGATGCCCTGGCGCTGCTCAAACGCCTGATCGCTACACCGTCTTTCAGCCGGGAAGAAGAGCAGACGGCCGCGCTGATCGCCGATTTTTTTCGGGACAGGCATGTGCCGATCGAGCGGGTCAAAAACAACATCTGGGCCAAAAACCGTCATTTCGACCCGGCAAAGCCAACCATCCTGCTCAATTCGCACCATGATACGGTGCGACCCAACAAGTCCTATACACTCGATCCGTTTTCGCCTATCGAGCGCGACGGAAAGCTGTTCGGGCTCGGCAGCAATGACGCTGGTGGATGCCTGGTATCGCTGCTGGCTACGTTCATTTATTTCTACGACCGGCCTGGGATGAGCCACAATCTGGTGATGGCGGCAACGGCCGAGGAGGAAATTTCGGGACGCGACGGACTGGAACTGATCCTGCCCGACCTGCCGCCCATCAGCTTTGCCCTGGTGGGTGAACCCACCGAAATGCAACTCGCCATTGCCGAAAAAGGACTGCTCGTACTTGATTGTACCGCCCACGGCGTGAGTGGTCATGCCGCCCGGGATGAGGGCGACAATGCCATCTACAAAGCTATTCAGGATATAAACTGGCTTACAACCTACCAGTTTCCCCGGGTTTCGCCTACCCTCGGACCTATCAAATTGTCGGTTACGATGATCAATGCCGGTACGCAGCACAACGTAGTGCCGGATACCTGCACATTTACCATCGATGTTCGGGTAACGGAACAGTATACCCTCGAAGAAGTCATTGCTACCATCCGGGAGCATATTAAAGCGGATGTAAAGCCGCGCTCCATCCGGCTGACGCCATCGAGTATACCCGCTGATCACCTCATTGTGCAGGCAGGTATTGCCCTCGGGCGGCACACCTACGGGTCGCCCACTACCTCCGATCAAGCCGTGCTGAGTTGTCCGTCGCTCAAATGCGGTCCGGGCCATTCCGCCCGCTCGCACTCTGCCGACGAGTTCATCTACCTGCGGGAGATTGGTGAGGGGGTAGAGGGCTATATCCAGATGCTGGAGCAAGTGCTCTAG
- a CDS encoding glycoside hydrolase family 88 protein, giving the protein MAISHPLRFLFLLTYLLIAYDRSGFAQDQPYSVRMANSIMAVHPDAIITKEGQPARWDYEQGLVLKALERVWERTADARYYNYILSDINRYVGADGTIRTYSVDEFNLDNMPGGRILLMLAQQTEANRMKYRKAADVLRNQLAQQPRTKEQGFWHKQRYPYQMWLDGLYMAAPFYAEYSTLYNKGNDLDDVARQFALIENHLVDPKTGLLYHGYDESRAQKWANPKTGQSPNFWGRSIGWYAMALVDVLDYFPANHPRRATLIGYLQRLMPAVIRYQDKKSGCWYQIVDQGSRKGNYPEASASCIFVYALAKGVRMGYLPEALQANAKRGYDGILKTFVEQVPGGSLALNGTVSVGGLGGTPYRDGSYDYYLSEPIRKNDLKGVGPFIMASVEMEMAEERKLGRNKTVGLDYYFNHEFRKDDSGGPETGSPVRFHYTWEDRMHSGFWLWGNTIRELGAKTVSVPGAPTAQTLKNVDVYIIVDPDTPKETTKPNYVQKPDIDAIETWVKAGGVLVLMANDTANGEIRHFNELAGRFGIRFLDEQVNPVVGTQWEGGKLTIPASHPIFPATQTIYVKELAPLALTPPAKPALTKGNHVIMATAKVGKGTVFAIGDPWLYNEYTDGRRIPALYQNFRAGKELAMWLLKQ; this is encoded by the coding sequence ATGGCCATATCCCACCCCCTTCGGTTTTTGTTTTTGCTGACGTATCTGCTCATCGCCTATGACCGGTCAGGGTTTGCACAGGACCAGCCCTACTCCGTCCGGATGGCGAACAGTATCATGGCCGTTCACCCGGACGCTATCATCACGAAGGAAGGGCAACCAGCCCGCTGGGATTACGAACAGGGGCTGGTGCTGAAGGCGCTTGAACGGGTGTGGGAGCGTACTGCCGATGCCCGGTATTACAACTACATTCTCAGCGATATAAACCGCTACGTGGGCGCCGATGGGACTATCCGTACCTACAGCGTCGACGAGTTTAACCTCGACAACATGCCGGGTGGTCGTATCCTGCTCATGCTGGCCCAGCAAACTGAAGCCAACCGGATGAAATACCGGAAGGCTGCCGATGTGCTTCGAAACCAACTGGCGCAACAACCCCGCACCAAAGAACAAGGGTTCTGGCACAAGCAGCGGTATCCGTACCAGATGTGGCTCGATGGTCTGTACATGGCTGCCCCCTTCTACGCCGAATATAGCACACTCTATAACAAGGGTAACGATCTGGATGATGTTGCCCGCCAGTTTGCGCTCATCGAGAACCACCTGGTCGATCCCAAAACGGGATTGCTTTACCACGGCTATGACGAAAGCCGGGCGCAGAAATGGGCTAACCCCAAAACGGGTCAGTCGCCTAATTTCTGGGGGCGATCCATTGGCTGGTATGCCATGGCGCTCGTCGATGTGCTCGACTATTTCCCCGCCAATCATCCCCGGCGGGCTACGCTTATCGGCTATCTCCAGCGGCTTATGCCCGCCGTTATCCGCTACCAGGACAAAAAGTCGGGCTGCTGGTACCAGATCGTAGACCAGGGAAGCCGGAAGGGTAATTATCCCGAAGCGTCGGCGTCGTGTATATTTGTTTACGCACTGGCCAAGGGCGTACGGATGGGATACCTGCCCGAGGCCCTGCAGGCCAATGCGAAACGCGGCTACGATGGTATTCTGAAAACCTTCGTGGAGCAGGTGCCCGGCGGAAGCCTGGCTCTCAATGGTACGGTCAGCGTGGGGGGATTGGGCGGTACGCCCTACCGCGACGGTAGCTACGACTATTACCTGAGTGAACCCATCCGTAAAAATGACCTCAAAGGTGTAGGACCGTTTATCATGGCCAGTGTGGAGATGGAAATGGCCGAGGAGCGGAAGCTGGGACGTAACAAAACCGTTGGCCTGGATTACTATTTTAACCACGAGTTTCGCAAGGACGATTCGGGTGGGCCGGAAACCGGTAGCCCCGTTCGGTTTCATTATACCTGGGAAGACCGGATGCACTCCGGATTCTGGCTCTGGGGTAATACCATCCGGGAGTTAGGAGCAAAAACGGTTTCGGTGCCGGGCGCACCCACCGCCCAGACGCTGAAAAACGTGGATGTATACATCATTGTAGATCCTGACACGCCGAAAGAAACTACCAAACCTAACTACGTTCAGAAACCTGATATCGACGCTATCGAAACCTGGGTCAAAGCAGGTGGTGTTCTCGTCCTGATGGCGAACGACACGGCCAATGGTGAGATCCGGCATTTTAACGAACTGGCCGGCCGGTTCGGAATACGGTTTCTGGACGAGCAGGTGAATCCCGTTGTTGGTACCCAGTGGGAGGGGGGCAAGCTGACAATTCCGGCCAGTCATCCCATTTTTCCGGCTACCCAAACCATTTACGTAAAGGAGCTGGCCCCGCTGGCCCTGACGCCCCCCGCCAAACCCGCACTCACCAAGGGCAACCATGTTATTATGGCAACGGCGAAGGTGGGCAAGGGAACCGTGTTTGCCATCGGCGATCCCTGGCTTTATAATGAATACACCGACGGCCGACGGATTCCGGCTTTGTACCAGAACTTCCGGGCGGGCAAAGAACTAGCCATGTGGCTGTTGAAACAGTAG
- a CDS encoding alpha-L-fucosidase, with protein MHIRRAASVLFACLVSTFVQAQSDPAGTVRPTPRQLAWQQLETTAFLHFTVNTYTDKEWGDGTESPAIFNPVKLDARQWIRSLRDAGFKMAIITAKHHDGFCLWPSKQTEHSVKNSPWKNGKGDVVREVADACREYGLKFGVYLSPWDRHEARYGTAAYNDYYKAQLRELLTNYGPVSEVWFDGAKGENAKDMTYDFAGYWALVRELQPQAVLFSDAGPDVRWVGNEAGNAGETCWSTINTKGLAPGVADPKYLNQGDPAGKQWVPAETDVSIRPGWFYHASEDAKVRSAQSLVNLYYQSVGRNSLLLLNVPPNRDGLLADSDVASLAAFRRVLNETFKTNLVAKNSKLTDKQLTTFVPLAATQPLVIDLNGEQTFDRIMLQENIANGQHIAAGRVEYWTGSEWKLLQNFTTVGYKRLMRFPAVRSSRIRLMITNANGPVQLAEAGVYKASAGEEK; from the coding sequence ATGCACATCCGTCGCGCAGCTTCCGTGCTGTTTGCCTGTCTTGTAAGCACCTTCGTTCAGGCACAGTCCGATCCCGCCGGTACAGTCCGTCCCACGCCCCGCCAACTGGCATGGCAGCAACTCGAAACCACCGCTTTCCTGCACTTTACGGTCAACACCTATACCGATAAGGAGTGGGGCGACGGCACCGAAAGCCCCGCTATTTTCAATCCGGTCAAACTCGATGCCCGCCAGTGGATTCGGTCGCTGCGTGATGCGGGATTCAAGATGGCCATTATCACGGCCAAGCACCACGACGGTTTTTGCCTGTGGCCATCGAAGCAAACGGAACATTCGGTAAAAAACAGCCCCTGGAAGAATGGCAAGGGTGACGTAGTACGGGAGGTGGCCGATGCCTGCCGCGAGTATGGTCTTAAGTTTGGCGTCTATCTCTCGCCCTGGGATCGGCACGAAGCCCGCTACGGTACGGCTGCTTACAATGACTATTACAAGGCTCAGTTGCGCGAACTGCTCACCAACTACGGCCCGGTGTCGGAGGTTTGGTTCGACGGGGCGAAGGGAGAGAATGCAAAAGACATGACCTACGATTTTGCCGGCTACTGGGCGCTGGTGCGGGAGTTACAGCCGCAGGCAGTGCTGTTCTCCGACGCCGGACCCGACGTGCGCTGGGTAGGTAACGAAGCCGGTAATGCGGGTGAAACCTGCTGGTCGACCATTAACACCAAAGGGCTGGCTCCCGGCGTTGCCGATCCTAAATACCTGAACCAGGGTGACCCCGCCGGAAAGCAGTGGGTACCGGCTGAAACGGACGTATCTATCCGTCCGGGCTGGTTCTACCACGCCAGCGAAGACGCGAAAGTACGGTCGGCCCAGAGCCTGGTAAACCTCTATTATCAGTCGGTGGGCCGTAACAGCCTGTTGCTGCTCAACGTACCGCCCAACCGCGACGGTTTGCTGGCCGACTCGGACGTAGCCAGTCTGGCTGCGTTCCGGCGAGTGCTGAACGAGACGTTTAAAACCAATCTGGTAGCGAAGAATTCGAAGCTTACCGATAAACAACTTACTACGTTCGTGCCGCTGGCGGCCACCCAACCGCTGGTGATCGATTTAAACGGCGAGCAGACGTTTGACCGGATCATGCTGCAGGAAAACATCGCCAACGGCCAGCATATTGCTGCCGGCCGGGTAGAGTACTGGACGGGCAGCGAATGGAAGCTGCTCCAAAATTTCACAACGGTAGGCTACAAGCGACTGATGCGGTTTCCGGCCGTGCGGTCGTCCCGCATTCGCCTGATGATCACTAACGCCAACGGGCCTGTGCAATTGGCCGAAGCAGGCGTTTACAAGGCGTCGGCGGGTGAAGAAAAATAG
- a CDS encoding sugar phosphate isomerase/epimerase family protein yields the protein MKRLTYSGTVAMAALLLNVLSEGLVSAQSSKSIFPQAPGMQTYTYRRGMKTNVEASLDSIKALGITDLECGVFPGKTAAESRKMLDDRGMHCSSFGGGYEALQDPEKLREIGRNAKIMGADYIMLAWILKKPPFTIDDAKAAVTNFNRIGKQLKDEFGLTFCYHNHGYEFQPYENGTLFDYIVKNTDPKYVSFELDLLWAAFPGQKPEELLNKYGNRFKLMHLKDLRKGVPGDLSGGTSVENDVALGTGAINMPAVLKAAKKAGIKHYYIEDESSSFATQVPQSLAYLKSVKE from the coding sequence ATGAAACGTTTAACCTATTCGGGTACGGTAGCTATGGCTGCGCTGCTGCTCAACGTACTCAGTGAAGGGCTCGTAAGCGCCCAGTCTTCGAAGTCTATTTTTCCGCAGGCACCCGGTATGCAGACGTATACGTACCGACGGGGGATGAAGACAAACGTGGAAGCCTCCCTCGACAGTATCAAAGCGCTGGGTATCACCGATCTGGAATGTGGCGTGTTTCCCGGCAAAACGGCCGCCGAATCCCGCAAGATGCTCGACGACCGGGGGATGCACTGTTCCTCGTTCGGGGGTGGGTACGAAGCGTTGCAGGACCCCGAGAAACTGCGGGAGATTGGCCGGAATGCCAAGATCATGGGAGCCGACTACATCATGCTGGCCTGGATTTTGAAGAAGCCACCCTTTACAATCGACGACGCTAAAGCGGCCGTGACCAACTTTAATCGCATTGGCAAGCAGCTGAAAGATGAGTTTGGGCTTACCTTCTGCTACCATAACCACGGCTACGAGTTTCAGCCCTATGAGAACGGTACCCTGTTCGATTACATCGTTAAGAACACCGACCCAAAGTACGTAAGTTTTGAACTGGACCTGCTCTGGGCGGCTTTCCCGGGCCAGAAGCCGGAAGAACTGCTCAACAAATACGGCAACCGGTTCAAGCTGATGCACCTCAAAGACCTGCGTAAGGGCGTGCCGGGTGACCTGTCGGGCGGTACATCGGTAGAGAACGATGTAGCCCTTGGTACGGGGGCTATCAACATGCCTGCTGTGCTGAAAGCCGCCAAAAAAGCCGGTATCAAACATTATTATATTGAAGACGAAAGCTCATCCTTTGCTACGCAGGTACCCCAGAGCCTCGCCTATCTGAAGAGCGTAAAAGAGTAA
- a CDS encoding DUF5916 domain-containing protein, protein MSFLYRFTVLIIGCLAIARPLVAQSAEPVDPDANYTLHISRTKSPIKLDGLLDESDWTAAPVAGRFFQNFPFDSSFAKLPTDVRVTFDANFLYVGVVVTQPRSSYITRSLKRDFEGGTSDVFIINIDPFKDKLNGFHFALSPYGVQREGLIANGSDLSLDWDNKWYAEVKNYDDRWVAEIAIPFKTLRYRQVEGQNAWRINFGRNALSQNETTTWFPVPRQFRPNNLAFTGLLVWDDAPPKPGPNISVIPYLSVRSNRDAELRTPTDNSMQVGGDAKIAITPSLNLDLTVNPDFSQVEVDKQVTNLSRFELFFPERRQFFLENNDLFGAFGFPNSRPFFSRRIGIARGTLTRISTDGDTLRYSSAVNVPIQFGARLSGKLDKNWRLGLLNMQTARVNSIGLPGANYSVGVLQRRIFSRSTIGAVFVNKQNILQPNEQNLTTGPAAFNRVAGLEYNLYSKDNKWTGEFYYHRSFSPQEAATDAQTGGASLDYTDRRWEISVNGQYIGRNYRADVGYVPRRGVINSFPKIQYKIYPKQPAIARIINTWGFGSENEFSANISGNQLTDRNNSVYVFSSFLSQAEAYVGAYNNYTYLFFGFDPTNTGSLDLSEGTGYTNSGLFASFESNRRKNFSFAINGSTGQYFNGHSSNLQGGFTYRYQPYGVFAVDYSYTTISLPKPYASANFWLVGPRAELSFSRSVFFSTFIQYNTQANNVNINSRLQWRFRPVSDLFLVYTDNYYSSQFFESPRTKNRALVLKMTYWLNV, encoded by the coding sequence ATGTCGTTTCTTTACCGTTTTACGGTGCTCATTATCGGTTGCCTAGCCATAGCCAGACCATTGGTTGCCCAATCGGCAGAGCCGGTTGACCCCGATGCCAATTACACCTTACACATCAGCCGCACCAAAAGCCCGATCAAACTCGACGGACTTCTCGACGAGTCAGACTGGACAGCGGCACCGGTAGCGGGCCGGTTTTTTCAGAACTTTCCCTTCGACTCATCCTTTGCCAAACTCCCCACTGATGTCCGCGTCACCTTCGATGCCAACTTTCTGTACGTAGGCGTTGTTGTTACCCAGCCCCGCAGCAGCTACATCACCCGCTCACTCAAACGCGATTTTGAAGGCGGCACCAGCGACGTGTTCATCATCAACATCGACCCGTTCAAAGACAAGCTCAACGGCTTCCACTTTGCCCTCTCGCCCTATGGGGTGCAGCGTGAAGGGTTGATTGCCAACGGCTCCGACCTGTCGCTCGACTGGGACAACAAATGGTACGCGGAAGTAAAAAATTACGACGACCGGTGGGTGGCCGAAATTGCGATTCCGTTTAAAACCCTTCGGTATCGGCAGGTGGAGGGACAGAACGCCTGGCGGATCAACTTTGGCCGCAACGCCCTAAGTCAGAACGAGACAACGACCTGGTTTCCCGTGCCGCGTCAGTTCAGACCCAACAATCTGGCTTTTACCGGGCTACTCGTCTGGGACGATGCCCCCCCCAAACCAGGTCCAAACATTTCCGTCATTCCGTACCTCTCGGTCCGGTCGAATCGGGACGCCGAGCTGCGCACGCCTACCGATAACAGCATGCAGGTAGGGGGCGACGCGAAAATTGCCATTACGCCATCCCTGAATCTCGACCTGACGGTAAATCCTGACTTTTCGCAGGTGGAAGTAGACAAGCAGGTGACGAACCTGAGCCGGTTTGAATTGTTTTTCCCCGAGCGACGCCAGTTTTTTCTTGAAAACAACGACCTCTTCGGCGCGTTTGGTTTTCCCAACAGCCGCCCCTTCTTTAGCCGGCGGATTGGCATTGCCCGCGGTACGCTTACCCGAATCAGCACCGACGGCGATACGCTTCGGTACAGCAGCGCCGTGAACGTACCCATCCAGTTTGGCGCCCGGCTCAGCGGTAAGCTCGACAAAAACTGGCGCCTTGGTTTACTGAACATGCAAACCGCGCGCGTCAACAGCATTGGGCTGCCCGGCGCTAACTACAGCGTAGGCGTATTACAGCGCCGGATCTTCAGCCGCAGTACCATCGGGGCTGTATTCGTGAATAAACAGAACATCCTGCAGCCCAACGAGCAAAACCTCACGACCGGACCAGCCGCCTTTAACCGGGTAGCCGGACTGGAATACAACCTGTATTCAAAAGATAATAAGTGGACGGGCGAGTTTTACTACCACCGTTCGTTTAGCCCGCAGGAAGCGGCAACCGATGCACAAACCGGCGGTGCTTCTCTCGACTACACGGACCGGCGCTGGGAGATCAGCGTAAACGGGCAATACATCGGCCGTAACTACCGGGCCGACGTAGGATACGTACCACGCCGGGGTGTCATCAATTCGTTTCCGAAAATCCAGTACAAGATATATCCCAAACAGCCTGCCATAGCCCGGATTATCAATACCTGGGGCTTTGGTAGTGAGAACGAGTTCTCGGCCAACATCTCCGGCAACCAACTCACCGATCGCAACAACAGCGTCTACGTATTCAGCAGTTTCCTGAGCCAGGCCGAAGCATATGTGGGTGCCTACAACAACTATACGTACCTGTTTTTTGGTTTCGACCCCACCAATACGGGTAGCCTCGACCTATCGGAGGGAACAGGCTATACCAATTCGGGCCTGTTTGCCAGTTTCGAGTCGAACCGGCGCAAGAATTTTTCGTTTGCGATCAATGGATCGACCGGTCAGTATTTCAACGGGCACTCGTCTAACCTGCAGGGCGGGTTTACCTACCGCTATCAGCCCTACGGCGTTTTCGCCGTGGACTATAGCTACACCACCATTAGCCTGCCCAAACCCTATGCCAGCGCCAACTTCTGGCTCGTTGGTCCCCGGGCCGAGCTATCCTTCAGCCGGTCGGTGTTTTTCAGTACGTTCATCCAGTACAATACCCAGGCCAACAACGTCAACATCAACTCACGGTTGCAGTGGCGATTCCGACCCGTATCGGATCTCTTCCTGGTTTATACCGACAACTACTATTCCAGTCAGTTTTTCGAGTCACCCCGTACCAAAAACCGGGCGCTGGTGCTTAAAATGACCTACTGGCTGAATGTCTAG
- a CDS encoding chorismate-binding protein — translation MQPDFVINSVRTSQPTALDYWETARTLGFPSALWRLPNQHDKHLIVSFEKTLPRVSVDLEELPAGFAISPFDNLDTGTDSPARTLFMRADIHAIFAQNKSVQQRVTTVSEDDARQFRKALATTAAQPAAARPAPTRPTPLPDPEAQERYVQNVAKAVAAMQRGELRKVVLSRTKRVAFDDVPNAVALFDKLCTTYPTAFVSAVYLPETDQIWISATPERLVSNSASGIFQTVSLAGTQSAYEPDGTPKRPSEAMWSQKEIEEQALVSRYIIECFKRIRLREYTEEGPKTIIAGNLMHLSTFYSVDTQAVRYPQLGTVMLRLLHPTSAVCGMPRDAAFSLIKRHETHDREFYAGFLGPINIDNRDLSEAPYPDPEDAPSSSLFVHIRCMKLEGTVATLYAGAGLTEDSVPEREWQETEMKCQTLLNVINEVG, via the coding sequence ATGCAACCTGACTTCGTCATCAATTCTGTTAGAACGTCCCAACCGACCGCCCTTGACTATTGGGAAACCGCCCGAACGCTTGGCTTTCCGAGTGCCCTCTGGCGACTTCCCAACCAGCATGACAAGCACCTGATCGTTTCGTTCGAAAAAACGCTGCCCCGTGTTTCGGTTGACCTGGAAGAATTACCCGCCGGATTTGCCATCAGTCCCTTCGACAACCTCGATACGGGTACCGATAGCCCCGCCCGAACGCTGTTCATGCGCGCCGATATTCACGCGATTTTCGCCCAGAACAAATCCGTTCAGCAACGGGTGACTACCGTCAGTGAGGACGACGCCCGGCAGTTTCGCAAGGCGCTGGCAACGACCGCTGCCCAACCGGCTGCGGCACGTCCCGCGCCTACCCGGCCAACTCCCCTACCCGATCCCGAGGCCCAGGAACGCTACGTACAAAACGTTGCGAAAGCCGTTGCCGCCATGCAGCGGGGCGAGCTCCGCAAAGTTGTGCTGTCGCGAACCAAACGCGTGGCTTTCGATGATGTACCAAACGCCGTAGCGCTGTTTGACAAACTCTGCACTACGTACCCAACCGCATTTGTGTCGGCCGTTTACCTGCCCGAGACCGACCAGATCTGGATCAGCGCCACGCCCGAGCGGCTGGTAAGCAACAGTGCTTCCGGCATTTTCCAGACCGTTTCGCTGGCCGGTACGCAGTCGGCCTACGAGCCGGATGGTACGCCCAAACGGCCTTCGGAAGCCATGTGGTCGCAGAAGGAAATTGAAGAACAGGCGTTGGTAAGCCGCTACATTATTGAGTGTTTCAAGCGCATCCGGCTGCGGGAGTACACCGAGGAAGGCCCCAAAACCATCATTGCCGGCAACCTGATGCACCTGAGTACGTTCTACTCCGTCGACACGCAGGCCGTGCGGTACCCCCAGTTGGGTACGGTCATGCTTCGGTTGTTGCACCCCACGTCGGCCGTTTGCGGGATGCCCCGCGATGCGGCTTTCTCCCTCATCAAACGCCACGAAACCCACGACCGCGAATTTTACGCTGGGTTTCTGGGACCGATCAACATTGATAACCGCGACCTGAGCGAAGCCCCCTACCCCGACCCGGAAGATGCGCCCTCCAGCAGCTTGTTTGTGCACATCCGATGCATGAAGCTGGAAGGTACCGTTGCTACGCTGTATGCGGGTGCGGGCCTGACGGAGGATTCCGTTCCCGAGCGCGAATGGCAGGAGACTGAAATGAAATGTCAGACTCTCCTGAATGTCATTAACGAAGTGGGGTAA
- a CDS encoding type I phosphomannose isomerase catalytic subunit, producing MLYPLTFETIYKDKIWGGQKINTVLGKDFSPLPNCGETWEVSDVEGNVSVVKEGSLQGKSLRELLAQYKGALVGEHVYEQYGDRFPLLIKFIDANDDLSIQVHPDDELAKQRGVGYGKTEMWYIMQADEGAKLNSGFSREVTKEEYFKAVADNTIQDILNIEPAAPGDVFFLPAGRVHYIGKGLLLAEIQQTSDTTYRIYDFDRVDATTGQKRELHTELAVDAIDYHHYDQYKTQYEKKTNESVNAVTSDYFVTNVLNFNQEVEHDYTHLDSFVVLICVAGGLTVNAPGGYSVSMKMGECTLIPASVKNVTLVPDGDMTVLETYVP from the coding sequence ATGCTTTACCCGCTTACGTTTGAGACCATTTACAAAGATAAAATATGGGGTGGCCAGAAGATAAACACCGTTCTGGGCAAGGATTTCAGTCCGCTGCCCAACTGTGGCGAAACCTGGGAGGTATCCGACGTAGAAGGGAACGTGTCGGTGGTGAAAGAAGGCAGCCTGCAGGGTAAATCGCTCCGGGAACTGCTAGCACAGTACAAAGGGGCTCTCGTGGGTGAACACGTCTACGAGCAGTACGGCGATCGCTTTCCGCTGCTTATCAAATTTATCGACGCTAATGACGACCTGTCGATTCAGGTTCACCCGGACGATGAACTGGCTAAACAGCGGGGCGTTGGATACGGTAAAACGGAGATGTGGTACATCATGCAGGCTGATGAGGGAGCCAAACTGAACTCGGGCTTCAGCCGGGAGGTGACCAAAGAGGAATACTTCAAAGCCGTTGCCGACAATACCATCCAGGACATTCTGAACATTGAACCAGCCGCGCCCGGCGACGTGTTTTTCCTGCCCGCCGGTCGGGTTCACTACATTGGTAAAGGGCTGTTGCTGGCCGAAATTCAGCAAACGTCTGATACGACCTACCGGATTTACGATTTCGACCGCGTGGATGCGACTACGGGGCAAAAGCGCGAACTTCATACGGAGCTGGCCGTCGATGCTATCGACTACCACCACTACGATCAATACAAGACGCAGTACGAGAAAAAGACCAACGAGAGTGTTAACGCGGTGACGAGCGACTATTTCGTGACGAACGTGTTGAATTTCAATCAGGAGGTGGAGCACGACTACACCCACCTGGACTCGTTCGTTGTCCTGATCTGCGTAGCGGGCGGGCTGACGGTCAACGCGCCCGGTGGCTACAGCGTTTCGATGAAGATGGGCGAGTGCACCCTGATTCCGGCGTCGGTAAAGAACGTAACGCTCGTACCCGATGGCGATATGACAGTGCTGGAAACCTACGTTCCGTAA